GCTGAACTAGATGAGGGTGAAGTAGTTGCCGAGGATATTTTACCTGGGTTTGTTTCTACTATCGCTTTAAAAATTCAAGACACTTGTTTTAAGCAAAAATATATTGCCTTGCATCGTCAGGGAAGGGTACATGTAATTACGGACGTTCACAACTCTGGACTCAACCCTTGTTACTTGAATATGCTGGAGAAACTTCAGGTAGAAGCCAATTTAGTAGTTCCTCTAGCTAAAGGTAATGAACTCTGGGGTTTGTTGTGTATTCATCAGTGCGACCAACCGCGTGAATGGCAAGCTTCGGAAATTCAATTTGCAACTCAAGTCGCGACTCAACTTTCTGTGGCGCTAGAGCAAGCTGATTTACTCTCCCAAACCAAACAGCAAACCCAACAATTAGCTGAGGCTCTGCATGAATTACAAACAACCCAAACTCAACTTATCCAAACCGAAAAAATGTCTTCACTGGGTCAGTTAGTAGCGGGTGTTGCCCATGAAATCAATAATCCGGTGAATTTTATCTATGGCAATTTATCCCATGTCCGGGAGTATGCTGATGATTTGCTGGGAATGCTACATCTGTATCAGAAACAATATCCCAACCCCAGTTTAGAAATTTGCGATCGCCTAGAAGATATTGATTTAGAATTTCTCTCGAAAGATTTGCCGAAAACTCTTTCTTCGATGAGTGTTGGTGTGGAACGCATCCGGCAAATTGTCATGTCCTTACGTAATTTCTCTCGCCTTGATGAAGCGGAAATGAAGGTAGTGAATATTCACGAAGGACTGGATAGTACACTGCTGATTTTACAGCACCGCCTGAAATCAAAACCAGACAGTGCTGAAATTCAAGTCATTAAGGAATATGGTGATTTGCCATTGGTAGAGTGTTATGCAGGGCAACTCAACCAAGTATTTATGAATGTGTTGAGCAATGCGATCGACGCTTTAGAATATCACCCAGAATCAGCAACTCATCAACATCAAGTTACCATTCGCACTACTGTTGGTGAGATGAACAACAATATATCTAGTGTGGTAATTTACATCAAAGATAATGGTGTAGGCATCCCGGAAGCTGTGAAAAACAGAGTCTTTGATCCATTTTTCACAACTAAACCCGTGGGTAAAGGTACAGGTTTGGGGCTATCCATTAGTTATCAAATTATCGTAGAAAAGCATGGTGGTCTTTTTCAATGCGATTCCCAACCAGGCCAAGGTACAGAATTTCGCATTGAAGTACCTATTCAGCAAAGTATTCATACTTGAAGTGCTGAGTGCTGAGTAAAATTTACTCGTTAATGATCAGCACTTTTGGGGTAAAAGAGTATGACTGCTTGCATTGATGCAGCTTGGCTGAGTCGTCCCTCAACTTTACTGGCACCTGAGCTTATTGGCTGTACTCTAGTACGAAAAATGCCAGATGGTAATATCTTGCGAGGACTCATTGTCGAGACAGAGGCTTATGCAGCTGATGATCCGGCAATGCACGCTTATCGTGGCCGGACTACTCGCAATCAGGTGATGTTTGGTGCTGCGGGTAAGGCCTATGTGTATTTAATTTATGGTGTTTACCACTGTTTGAATGTTGTCACTGACCAAGATGGAGTGGCTAGTGCAGTGCTTCTCCGCGCCTTGGAGTTAGAACAAGTACCTATGTGGGTTGACCATAAACACAAACTCAAACCACACCGCATTGCTGCTGGTCCAGGCAAACTTTGCCGCGCGTTGAAAATTGATCTGACATTGAATGCAACACTTTTAGAGTTTGGTCAACCACTCTGGTTAGAACACCGCCACCCTGGGTTTCAACAACAGCTAGAACAAGGAAATCTCACTTTAATTCAAACTACTCGGATTGGTTTAACTAAAGGAGTAGATTTGCCTTGGCGTTGGTATTTATTTAACAGTCAGGCTGTATCTCAAAAAGGATAAGCGATCGCTCTCAGTAATATTTTGTGTTGCTGTATGATTCATTACTTCTATTTAAGCAGATCATTTGAGCGATCGCATCAATGTTTATATATCGTAAAATACCCTACTTTAGATAGATGATTTATTTTGTTATTACTATATTGCTTTATTGCTGCAACATCTTCGTCTTCATATGCAGGGTCAGGCGGCTAGAGAATGTAGGCGATAAGTAAAATTTACCATTTTGCCTATTCACGCAACAACGCCGTCTCTAACAGTAAAGTTTGCCATGATGTCAGCCTGGATTTTACCTTTTTAGGGTATGAAATCTCTAGCCAGGACGTGTATCTCTAAAGTCTGAATAGGATTTGGACATAAACCCCTACAAGTTCTTGGATGTGTGTCAATATTTCGGTGAATTGGTATAAGTCCGGTCTGCGTCCCTATTGTATGAGTTCTCAAATTTTATTCCGATATATCGTAATATATCGCGATATATCGTATGCTAGAGAAAGTTAATTCAGAAGTAATTTATGTTTAGACATTTTCGTTCTCGCTTTATGGCCTTGGCATCAGCGGGAGTTAGCCCAGAAGAACCATTTTTGGCAAATTATCGCTTTCATCACAGCAGACACAATCATGGCAAGCACTCCGGCGAGCAAATGTTTGGTCGCGGCTGGGGAGATGAATATCGAACTCGTCGGGGCGATATCAAGTTTTTGCTGTTGGAAATGCTATCAGAGCGCCCCAGTCATGGTTACGACCTCATCAAAGCGATGGAATCTCGATATGGTGGGTTTCATCGTCTGAGTCCAGGCTCGGTCTATCCCACACTCCAGATGCTAGAAGACGGAGGTTATTTAACCAGTGAACAGCAAAGTGGCAAACGAGTTTATAGCATCACCGAGGAAGGCAGAAAATTACTCCAAGAACGTGTCCAACAACAAGATGAAGATTCGCCTTGGGATACCTTCAAAAGCTTTGTCAAAAGCAAGCCACAGGAGTTTATTGAGTTGCGGAAAGCAGCAACAGAGTTAGCTTCTGTTGTTATGCAGGCTGCTCGTAGTGGCGATGTCGAACGGATAAATCGGGTGCGTGAGTTGCTAGAACAGGTAAAACGAGAAATTTATGGAATATTGTCAGAAAAATAACCAGGATTGTGAAGGCTGAATATTCGTGTATCAATTTGTAGACGAACGCAACTATGCTACAAGTGATTCATAGTTACGTTTCCGTAATCTGCAATAGATAATTTGTACGGCATTGCATAAATGCGGGATGAATTAAGCTTTTTAGTAAAGTGAACTATCGATTTTTTGCGCCTTTGCGCGAAACAAATTTCATCCCGTTAATCAGCAACGCCGTAAAGCGCTTCATTTAACCCTTGACGCAAACAACTTGCTTGAGTGTTGCGACAACTTCCACCAAATCAGATTGATTTTCCATCACTTGTTCAATCGGTTTATAAGCACCGGGAATTTCATCTAAAACATCATTATCTTTCCGACATTCTACACCTTTAGTTTGCTCAATTAAGTCATCAAGGGTGTAAACATTTTTCGCCTTACTTCTGGATAATAATCTGCCTGCACCATGACTGCAAGAACAGAAACTCTGGGCATTACCTTTACCTTTGACAATGAAAGATTTCGCTCCCATTGAGCCAGGAATAATCCCATAATCTTCTGTTTGGGCGCGGACTGCTCCTTTACGAGTTACGTAAACATCTTCACCAAAATGTACTTCTTTTTCGGCGTAATTATGATGACAATTTACCTGCAATAAAGGTTTAGTTAATTTCCCACCCGCTAAATGTTTTTCGATGATGTGTTTAAAACGTAGCATCATCACATCACGGTTGAAACGAGCATAGTCTTGCGACCACTGTAAATCATGCCAATAAGCTTGAAATTCTGGTGTTTTAGCCACAAAGTAAGCTAAATCAGGATCAGGCAATTTATTACCTGCCATTTTGGTTAATTCTTTGGCAGTATTAATATGACATTGAGCTAATTTATTGCCAATATTGCGTGAACCAGAATGTAACATTAGCCAAACTTGATTCTCTGTATCTAGGCACACTTCAATAAAGTGATTTCCTCCACCGAGAGAACCCATTTGTTTCATTGCTTTAGTTTCCAAGTCTTGCACACCTGGATGTAAATCTGGAAAATCGCGCCAACGTTGCCAGTTAGTAACTGATTTTTCAATATCTTTGTTTTCGTTAAAACCTGTGGGAATTACGGCTTCAATATCTAGGCGAATTTTTTTAAGTTTTCCTTCTAATTTTTCGCCTGAGAATGGCATTTTAATTGCACACATCCCGCAACCGATATCAACACCCACAGCCGCAGGAATGATAGCATCTTTGGTAGCTATGACAGAGCCAACTAAAGCACCTTTGCCTAAATGTACATCTGGCATTAATGCTACATGTTTAAATACAAATGGTAGGAATGCTACATTTTTAGCCATCTTGGTTTCATCGCTGGCTAAAGGATGATTTGCCCAAGATAAAACGGGTGCTGGTGTGTTGATTGTTAATTTTTCGTAGGGCATAATTTTTTGATTTATAAATATGTTTTGTAGAGATAATTTGGCTGACAGTATTTACTAGTAATTAATCCCTATTTTGATAAGTCAAGTTTTGCATAGGATTTTGCTTATTTGCCTGCATGATTTTACCTGTATTATAAATGTAGTATATAAATTAGATGAGTGTCAATCCTCGCGGTGATGAGCAAAAGCAGGTTTTGGCAAGATATATTAAAATTTGTCAAGAAAATAGATCGTTCATCAGGCTAAAACCAATTTTATAAAAATGGCTCAAAAGACCATCTGGGAAAGTTTTTTATCTCCAGTAGTACGTTTTTTGATTGATGAGGAGAAGTTACAACGATACGCGCTGAGTATTGATTGGGAAGAAGAAAGCAATCGCTTCCGTTCTGCGGATGTGACAATTCCTGCGTACTACAAGCAAAATTTTCACGGAATCACGGGAGGATATCTCAATTCTAGTGCGGCGGTGAGTTATGACCCAATTACGGAATACGCCCTACCACCCAATGAAGCTTGGGTACGTCAAGCATTGATTGATGCGATAAAAGTCCAACCAAGACGCATACTTGATTTAGGTTGTGGTACGGGTTCCACAACTTTGATGTTAAAGCAAACTTTCCCCCAAGCCGAAGTTATTGGCTTAGACTTGTCGCCCTATATGCTAGTAAGAGCAGAAGATAAAGCGAGAACCGCAAATTTAAATATTATCTGGCGACATGGAAACGCCGCGCAAGCCAGCTTCCCTGATGCTTCTTTTGATTTAGTTACAGCGTCTCTGCTATTTCACGAAACACCCAGTGCAGTTACTCAAGCAATTTTGCAAGAGAGCTTTCGCTTATTAGCAGCTGGTGGACAGGTTTTAATTTTAGATGGCAATCAAAAAACCCTGCGCCAGTTAGATTGGCTCAATGATATCTTTGAGGAACCTTATATTCGTGAGTATGCTGCTGATAGTGTAGATGCACGTATGGGTGCTGCGGGGTTTAAAGAAGTACGCACCGAAGATGTTTGGTGGATACATCAAGTAAGTAGTGGGATAAAACCAACTTTGATTACAGGTTCAGCTATGCAAGCCACAGTCCGCCAGTATAGTGAAGGATCAATAGACAGCACAATAGATAATAATGATTTGGAGGGTTTAGGATCTCCAGCTTTTGGCATAACAGTATGAGTTTAAAAGCAATTCTGTTTGATTTTAATGGTGTCATCATTAACGATGAGCATATCCACCTACAACTAATAGATGAGATTCTCATTCAAGAAAATCTCCAACCCCAAAAACTGCAAGAACGTCAGACTTGTTTGGGAAGAAGCGATCGCGCTTGTTTTCAAGAACTGCTGGCAAATCGCGGTAGAGTATTAACAGAAGAGTCTCTCAATCAACTACTGAGCCGCAAAGCTGAAGCATACTTGCTGGAACTGGAAAAATTAGAAAAACTGCCCATATATCCAGGTGTAGAAGATTTAATATATCAGGTGCGTTCGCAAAATATCAATTTAGGCTTAGTCAGTGGCGCACTCAGCAAAGAAATAGAATTTGTACTTCATCGCACCAAACTGACAGAATACTTTAAAGTTATTGTCGCAGGTGACGATATCACCACTAGTAAACCCAACCCAGAGGGTTATCTCTTAGCAGTCGAACGCTTTAACCAAAAATATCCCGAATTAAATCTGCAACCGCAAGAATGTTTAGCAATTGAAGATACCTTCGCAGGTATCCAAGCAGCCAAACAATCACAGATGAAGGTTATAGGTGTAGCAAATACCTACCCTTTCCACATGCTTCAGCGCTGTTGTAACTGGACTGTAGACTATCTGACTGACTTAGAACTCGAACGAGTCCAAAATGTGTTTTCTGGCAAAGAACCGCAGCCAAGCGTAAGTGAGTGTTAAGATATCCTTTGGTAGTAGAGCGTTGATTGAATTGCTAGTAATTTGATTAACTCAGCAACAACCATTTTAAGGGGAATTAGCTCAGTTGGTAGAGCGCTGCGATCGCACCGCAGAGGTCAGGGATTCGAGTTCCCTATTCTCCATTTGTACTGTACATTCGCACATTATATGTCGTTCTTCGCAAATTGGTGTCGTTGTTTGCACATTAATGTCGCTTTCCCTAATTCGTGCCACTAATTCGGTTATATTAACGTTTCGCAAATTAACGTCGTATTGTTTAGTCATTAGCTGTCAAGTTTACCGCAAGCGAATTATTTCCTCATTGAATTTTGTCCGATCGCAGCGCTCCTTTCAACCCTCCTAATAATTCATGTATACCCTTTAACTATTTTAAAACCTGGTTAATGCGAATAAATAATCTCTATATGCTTGTTTTTGCAAAACTGCCATAACCTCAATATTTGTTGAACCCTGCGAAAGCTTGTGGCTTATTAAATAATTATTGTCCTTTCAACCCACCCCTAACCGGGATGGTTGTTGAAACCCTGATAAGCAACTCAGATGTAAGTGGAGTGCTTACGGTGCTTTCAACCCACCCCTAGCCGGTTGTTGAAACTGCTGCATCCAACAACTGGATTCCAAGTTTCATCACTTTCAACCCACCCCTAGCCGGGATGGTTGTTGAAACTCAGCAAATCTGAGATCGCGTGGATTTGTCTTTGCTCTTTCAACCCACCCCTAGCCGGGATGGTTGTTGAAACTAACGCTGCACTTGCCAGTTTTGTGAACTGCTTGATCCTTTCAACCCACCCCTAGCCGGGATGGTTGTTGAAACGTAGAAATTTTGCGGGCGCAAGGATTTCCAGCAGATCTTTCAACCCACCCCTAGCCGGGATGGTTGTTGAAACTGTTCCCGCCTAGAGCCTTGTTATACAAGCTTTTCAGATGTCTAATTGACAAGTCTATGAAAAAGCTGCTTCTGCTGACAATAAAAAGAGTAAATCAATTAACGCGATAACTTCTTTATTCAACACAGGACAAGGGTTTTCCGACTTTGGCAAGTCCCCAGGGTTTTTGACCCCGCTTCGATTTGCCAAAAAAATATTTGGGAGGGTTCCCCCGACGAAGGGGGTGATTCAGTAGCCACCCTGTGGTAATCCACACCGTTATAAATAACGGCTACAGCTAAAAGCTTTACTCCTTATTGCTGGGAGCGCACCTATCCCATCTATAGAATTCTACAGATGGCAGCATCAGAAGCGGGCAACTACCAGGGTCAGAAAGCATGAGGGTCTTCCAACCGCCAAACTAACCCAGATTTTTCACAGTACATTGGCTCAAAAAAGCATGAACTGCGGCGCTGTTATAAAAATATTATATTTTCAAGGTTCGGATTAGTGAATTAAATTACAGCGACTTGACGTTCTTGGTAAGCAAGGACTGCTAGATCTCGCGCTTTTTCTTGTGGACTACCTCTGATTGGCTGTGTACCAATTTCAGTAGGAATTCCAGCTTTTGCCGCTTGGGATTTAATACTTTCAATTAATCGACCGTAACTCCAGCGATGAATGGTCATGCGGTATTCTTTGGCATATTTTTGTTGAGCTTCCTTGTAACCAGGACATTTCTTTTCTGCTTTGGATTGAATTTCACTACTGATTTGCTCACGCATATCGCGGAGTTTTGGGATAACTATGCTGCCTGCTTGATAGGTTTTGGCGATCGCAATTATTGCATCAGCTAATAATCTATCCACATATTGTCCTAACTCTGATTCTCCGAAGGAGTTTGGTACATTCTGTTTCTGAGCTTTGTGGCGTTCATGAGATAGGCGTTGCTGTTGTTGTCGCTGGCGATTGAGAAGGTTGTAATTTTTGCCAAGTAGTTGTTTGACACTGCGATAAGCTAGAACTTCATTTTTAACAACATCCACCACTGCTATTGTTACTGGTTTTTCTAAACCAAAACTAACGCCAACTAGGATTGAAGATTGTCCTTGATAATTAGCCTTACTGGGACGAGGGAAAGGGTTATTAATTCTATCTAACGTGGATTGTTGACGAGTGATAAAAGCTTGCTGTTTTTCATTGAGTTCATTTTTCTGTTTTGCTTGAGTTAACGTTTTGGTAATTTTTGTGGTTTTCTCATTAACGACCTGTTGAGTTCCTTCAGTAGTCCACATCCGAGTAGCTAAAGCACAGTGAAGATGCAGTTGATTGACTTTCCAAGGCTCACCTTTTTCTTCTCCTGGCCGCCAAGAAAGCCTTCCTGAACGCAGAGTAAACAAACTGCTTGAGTATTGGTTTTTACTATTGCGTTTAATTTCTTGATCTTCTAAAAAGCGTTTAAAATAGTGCAAATGACGTTTATCGCAGTAAATCTCAAAGGTTAGTTTTCCCAAGCCATTGAATCGAACAAAGAGACGGCCTTTGTCATTTTGCCACCATGTCATATCTTCGTTAGATTCGTAAGCCACAGGAAAAGGAACATCAGCAGATTTTCTTAAAAGTGCTGCTTGCCAAGCTTTTGCTTCTTTTTCATTTTGAGGTACATTGGCTCTAGCCAGTTCTAAAGTTTCTAACCACTCTTCCCCTGTCAAATCCCTACCTTTAGGTATGCGACTTTGGAGTTGGTCTTTTAATCGTTGAATTTCTATTTCTTTTTTGCGTTTTTTTCTAGTAAATTCTTCTGGGTCTTCGTCAAGTTCACTAATTTGACAATTATTTTTGAGAAGATATGCGAGAGCGCAACGGGTAAGGGTGTCTTGTGTTTCTTCATAGGTGTTTAAGAGAATTTGAAAAAGTGAAGATTTTTTGGAATTTGTAGATTTTTTTTTAGTTCTTTTGCTTTTTCTCTGGTTGTGATTCTGCTCAGACTGGGGAGTAAATTTAGTAAGAATTTCGGTGGCTTTAGTACGAATTACGTTTAAGGTACTTTGGCTTTCTTGTTCGATTTGTATATCACTTTTGAGTATTGTAAGCCAACGTTCTTTCCCCTCTATTTGCCGCTTTCTTCGTTTCTGTAATGCAAACCAAGATTTATATACATAATCTACTAGAGCGATCGCTGAAGTGTAAAAGCGTCCAGGTTGACCAACAAAACGCTCTTGAGTTTTAAGGGAGTTAACAAGCGTTTTGAGTAATTCAGTAGGTATTTTGCCTTTTTCTAGCCAAGTTTCAAAGTCTGGGTGTTTTCCTACCTGTGCCAATAATTCATTGACAAGTGGTGTGTTTTTGTCAGTCATCAGTTCCCACAGTTGGCGGAGGGTTTCTTCTTCTGCAACCAGGCGGCATTGAATTGTAATAATGCTCATGGTGTCCTCCGCTTTGTAGATTTGATGGAACTGACAAGGTTTTTGTTGTTTTTGCCTTTGTATTGTACCGCAATAGCGCAATGACGCAATAGCGCAATGACGCAATAGCGCAAATGTTTTTTTACTCAGAGGCTGTGTAAAAATGAAAGCCGCAAACTTTGACTTCAAATTAGGATGGCAAAAGAAACTAGAGAAGTTAGGGGGAGACTCCCTAAAAACTTAAAAATCGCATTTGAAATCGCCTGTGCGCGTCTGGAAGTAACTCAGACTGCGGCTTTAGAGGAAGCAATTAGAGATTGGTTAAAAAAGAAAGAATCATCAGACAAACAAAGTTAGGAGAATTGAGAAATATGTTGGTCACAAACTCCACTAGAGAGAGCGTAAAGTAGGCTATTCTGAGCCTGATGGCTCAATAGTTAGTGATAATTTCGGGATGCAACTTATACTCTCTGCCATTCCCTTTATGACAATCTCGAACAAAATCCTCAGAGGATTCAAAACTTAAAGTTTTGCCCATTGCCTTGCCAATTAGCGTCAGTAAATTGTTTGCTCGCATCTGGAAAAAGGCTTCAAAGTCATCTCTTCGCAAAGTTTTTGGTGATATAGCGTGCGATCGCAGTATTTCATCAAGTCTTTTGGCTGATGTCCCAGAAAGTTCAAACTCCTCTAAATAAAGGGAAGGTGCTTTACTCCCAATCTTTTTGTTTGTTTTGGCACTCAAAGGTGTGCGGTTAATCAAGCAATTATATTTTTTGGGGTCAATGCCTTTTTTGCGGCACCATGCTACAGGGAATATGTGGTGCGAATCTATCTGTTCTTCAAAATAAATCACATCATTGATTTCTTCTCCGGTACACCAATCAATTGCTCCTTCACGTCTTAATAAAGCAGCTAAACCCTGATACACTGCTCCATAACGTTTTCTAACGCTAACCAACCTATCAAAAGAAAAATCTGCTTGCACAATGGTGAGTGGTAGTGAACCACCTGCTAACCATTCTGGTACTTCTATAACGTCTCTCCCTGCTCGTGCTTCACACCAGCGTGTATATACTTCACCAAACATCCCACACCATAACCAGCGTTCCAGCATAGAACGTACTTGAAAAGAACGGGAACGCTCTCCCAGAATAGTAAAAATGGTACTGAGAATGACTAATTGAATGGGGTAAGCTATATCATCTGCATCAAACATTTTTTGGCTATAAAGGAAACGAGCAGATTCTTCAAAACCCCTGGAAATTGGATCAGCCCATTTTTGATATTCTTCTTTGGTGAGTTTTAGCACTTCAGCACGAGAGCAAGCAACGCTTGGTAATTTATCGATATTCCAGCCCTTTTTTATAGCTTCTATCCTCTTGGCGTAACCAGCCATTAACGTAACTGCTTGTACAAAATCAGTGCTGCGGAGCTTACGTAATACTTTTAAGGGTTGGAAGCGATTTTCGCGCTGTTTCCAATCATCTCTTAAACTGAAGTCAGCAGTGCAATAGCTGGAACTCATTAAGTCAAAGTAATTGAGGTCACATCCAGAGGTGTTTGTATCTTCAAAGACTTGGCAAACGGCTTCTTTTGGTAAGGAGTCACGCAATTGGATCGCAGGTATTTGATAATGCTCAAATTTTTTGAGAACTTCCAGTTCTAGGGTGTCAATTAGCTCCAGCTTCTGATGATCGTATTGCCAATACTTAGAAAATTTACTCCGCCATTCAGAGAAACAGAAAACTTTGGATAAAGGAAACAATAGTGCCTGATATTCTTTTTCAGGAGTGGAACAGTCAATCAATCCGCCTGTGAAAATTCGCGCGATTTTAGATTCAGGTAACCCAAAGATCGCATTACGGCGATCGCATTCTGGGTTGAGGCATTTTTCAATATCCAGGTAGTACCACTTCTTAAGAATTTTTTGGTTTTTCTGGTCTTTAATGATGACAGGTTGCTCAGATAGGAACACCATAAACATGGCTGTCAGACGTTGCTGCCCATCAAGGATTAATAAATTTGGTATATGAATTTCTGGTTT
This window of the Nostoc sp. HK-01 genome carries:
- a CDS encoding DNA-3-methyladenine glycosylase, with amino-acid sequence MTACIDAAWLSRPSTLLAPELIGCTLVRKMPDGNILRGLIVETEAYAADDPAMHAYRGRTTRNQVMFGAAGKAYVYLIYGVYHCLNVVTDQDGVASAVLLRALELEQVPMWVDHKHKLKPHRIAAGPGKLCRALKIDLTLNATLLEFGQPLWLEHRHPGFQQQLEQGNLTLIQTTRIGLTKGVDLPWRWYLFNSQAVSQKG
- a CDS encoding PadR-like family transcriptional regulator; this translates as MALASAGVSPEEPFLANYRFHHSRHNHGKHSGEQMFGRGWGDEYRTRRGDIKFLLLEMLSERPSHGYDLIKAMESRYGGFHRLSPGSVYPTLQMLEDGGYLTSEQQSGKRVYSITEEGRKLLQERVQQQDEDSPWDTFKSFVKSKPQEFIELRKAATELASVVMQAARSGDVERINRVRELLEQVKREIYGILSEK
- a CDS encoding UbiE/COQ5 methyltransferase, with translation MAQKTIWESFLSPVVRFLIDEEKLQRYALSIDWEEESNRFRSADVTIPAYYKQNFHGITGGYLNSSAAVSYDPITEYALPPNEAWVRQALIDAIKVQPRRILDLGCGTGSTTLMLKQTFPQAEVIGLDLSPYMLVRAEDKARTANLNIIWRHGNAAQASFPDASFDLVTASLLFHETPSAVTQAILQESFRLLAAGGQVLILDGNQKTLRQLDWLNDIFEEPYIREYAADSVDARMGAAGFKEVRTEDVWWIHQVSSGIKPTLITGSAMQATVRQYSEGSIDSTIDNNDLEGLGSPAFGITV
- a CDS encoding HAD-superfamily hydrolase subfamily IA, variant 3 translates to MSLKAILFDFNGVIINDEHIHLQLIDEILIQENLQPQKLQERQTCLGRSDRACFQELLANRGRVLTEESLNQLLSRKAEAYLLELEKLEKLPIYPGVEDLIYQVRSQNINLGLVSGALSKEIEFVLHRTKLTEYFKVIVAGDDITTSKPNPEGYLLAVERFNQKYPELNLQPQECLAIEDTFAGIQAAKQSQMKVIGVANTYPFHMLQRCCNWTVDYLTDLELERVQNVFSGKEPQPSVSEC